In Fervidobacterium nodosum Rt17-B1, one genomic interval encodes:
- a CDS encoding trigger factor, which yields MQINELEKDKNVIVKEYIFDANDVKRLEDKAVNSLNSKGYQIEGFRVGRVPKEIYKLRLKDAFYNIYVADEAIIEVEDELDKENISVVIPPVIVDARFDANGGKVVVELHLEPEVTFDPSKIKVRKAKEDEVLESYVEMRVKYMLDEHAVLEPKEGEAQEGDVVKVKETVLLNEKAIRDHEEREYLLLKDDERDAVKQLYGKKKGDTVEFEKTFEKSENEKITYKYILEVEEIYNRILPVLNDEFVKSLAIENVETLEGLKEKFRNEGKEIYDRELGDSYRMQIIDQIPSATEIDISEKTIQRAVENIIDNLKEEGKYDDYIKSYGSEEKLVEEFKNYYINLIKKDLVVKKLAEENDVKVNDEDIKAYAEIVSVEWGVSPDRAEALIKSRIDLRNEVIMDIVESKVANLLIDKVQVEEVSFNKDEKNEEEKSE from the coding sequence ATGCAAATTAATGAATTAGAAAAAGATAAAAATGTCATTGTAAAAGAATATATTTTTGATGCCAACGATGTTAAAAGATTAGAAGATAAAGCCGTAAATTCACTTAACAGCAAAGGATATCAAATAGAAGGATTCAGAGTAGGAAGAGTTCCAAAGGAGATATACAAACTTAGACTTAAAGATGCATTCTATAATATTTATGTAGCAGATGAAGCGATAATAGAAGTCGAAGATGAACTCGACAAAGAAAATATAAGTGTTGTTATTCCTCCAGTTATCGTTGATGCAAGATTTGATGCTAATGGTGGAAAAGTTGTTGTTGAGCTTCACCTCGAACCAGAAGTAACGTTCGACCCGTCTAAAATTAAAGTTAGAAAAGCAAAAGAGGATGAAGTGCTTGAAAGTTATGTCGAAATGAGAGTAAAATATATGTTAGATGAACATGCTGTTCTTGAACCAAAAGAGGGAGAAGCACAAGAGGGTGATGTTGTCAAGGTTAAGGAAACTGTTTTACTGAACGAAAAAGCAATTAGAGACCATGAAGAAAGAGAATACTTACTTTTAAAAGACGATGAAAGAGATGCTGTCAAACAGCTTTATGGTAAGAAAAAAGGTGATACTGTTGAATTTGAGAAGACATTTGAAAAAAGCGAAAATGAGAAAATTACCTATAAATATATACTAGAAGTCGAAGAAATATATAATAGAATACTCCCCGTTTTGAACGATGAATTTGTCAAAAGCCTTGCTATAGAAAATGTTGAAACATTGGAAGGTTTAAAGGAAAAGTTCAGAAACGAGGGTAAGGAAATATACGATAGAGAATTAGGCGATTCTTATAGAATGCAGATAATTGACCAAATACCATCAGCAACAGAAATTGATATTAGTGAAAAAACAATTCAAAGAGCTGTTGAAAATATAATAGATAATTTAAAAGAAGAAGGAAAATACGACGATTATATCAAAAGCTACGGTAGTGAAGAAAAACTCGTTGAGGAGTTTAAAAACTATTACATCAACCTTATCAAGAAAGACCTTGTAGTTAAAAAATTAGCCGAGGAAAACGATGTAAAAGTTAACGATGAGGATATAAAAGCATATGCGGAAATAGTTTCAGTTGAATGGGGAGTAAGCCCAGATAGAGCAGAAGCTTTGATTAAATCAAGAATAGATCTCAGAAACGAAGTTATAATGGATATAGTCGAATCAAAAGTCGCAAACTTACTTATAGACAAAGTCCAGGTTGAAGAAGTTTCTTTCAACAAAGATGAGAAAAATGAAGAAGAAAAGTCAGAATAA
- the rplQ gene encoding 50S ribosomal protein L17 yields the protein MRHRMKRNKLNRYGSHRRSLMRNLAKEIIEHGTIMTTTVKAKVGKEYIEKLITKAVKAYKIKDENKEESIALRRQLFAELGDRKLVNKLVDEIAPKYTGRNGGYTRVIKVGQRRGDGAEVSVLQIVE from the coding sequence ATGAGACACAGGATGAAGAGAAATAAACTAAATAGATACGGTTCACACAGAAGGTCACTCATGAGAAACCTTGCAAAAGAAATCATAGAACACGGCACAATAATGACAACAACGGTAAAGGCAAAGGTAGGAAAAGAATATATTGAAAAACTTATAACAAAAGCAGTAAAAGCTTACAAAATAAAAGATGAGAATAAAGAAGAAAGTATAGCGTTAAGAAGACAACTTTTTGCAGAACTTGGAGATAGAAAACTTGTTAACAAACTTGTCGACGAGATTGCACCAAAATACACAGGCAGAAACGGTGGATACACAAGAGTAATAAAAGTTGGTCAAAGAAGGGGCGACGGTGCAGAAGTTTCAGTATTGCAAATAGTAGAGTAA
- a CDS encoding DNA-directed RNA polymerase subunit alpha, whose translation MIQITGRKFKLEEQVEHEDHYYARYSLSPLEKGYAVTVGNTLRRVLLSSIPSFAITDVRFVKPEKYHEFDTIEGAKEDIMDILLNLKKVQLRVDTYVESPVKLTINKKGPGVLTAGDIECPAGVVVVNPGHYLATLNEDADLEIELYATFGKGFVPAADRNERPEIGWIVLDGVYSPVIKVNWLVENVRVDKRTDYEKLILEIWTKKSIKPSEALKHSLKIILDHFMFIEQSLSDVEELPIPIIQETAVVTEEIGSPEDVMSKKVEELELSARSLNCLKRDKIETIGDLLSRTEEELMKIKNFGLKSLEEVREKLRDKFGLSLRKGDK comes from the coding sequence ATGATTCAAATTACAGGAAGGAAATTCAAATTAGAAGAGCAGGTAGAACACGAGGACCATTATTATGCAAGGTATTCCCTCTCACCGCTTGAAAAAGGTTACGCCGTAACAGTTGGGAATACACTTAGAAGAGTTCTCCTCTCTTCTATTCCAAGTTTTGCAATAACTGATGTAAGATTCGTAAAACCAGAAAAATACCATGAGTTTGATACAATCGAAGGCGCAAAAGAAGACATAATGGATATACTCTTGAATCTTAAGAAAGTGCAATTACGCGTTGATACCTACGTTGAATCGCCTGTGAAATTAACGATAAATAAAAAAGGACCTGGAGTACTTACGGCAGGGGATATTGAATGCCCAGCGGGAGTAGTTGTGGTCAATCCAGGTCATTACCTTGCAACGCTGAACGAAGACGCTGATTTAGAAATAGAACTCTATGCAACATTTGGAAAAGGCTTTGTCCCGGCAGCAGATAGAAATGAAAGACCAGAAATAGGTTGGATTGTTTTAGATGGAGTCTACAGCCCAGTTATAAAAGTCAATTGGCTTGTTGAAAATGTTCGTGTTGATAAAAGAACGGACTATGAAAAACTCATTCTTGAAATTTGGACAAAGAAGAGCATAAAACCATCTGAAGCTTTGAAGCATTCACTAAAAATAATTCTTGACCACTTTATGTTTATCGAACAAAGTCTTAGTGATGTTGAGGAATTACCAATACCAATAATACAAGAAACTGCAGTAGTAACAGAAGAAATAGGTTCGCCAGAAGATGTAATGAGCAAAAAAGTTGAAGAACTAGAACTATCTGCAAGATCACTTAATTGTTTGAAGAGAGACAAGATAGAGACAATAGGTGATCTGTTATCAAGAACAGAAGAAGAGTTGATGAAAATAAAGAATTTTGGCCTCAAATCTCTCGAGGAAGTAAGAGAAAAACTCCGTGACAAATTTGGTCTGTCACTAAGAAAGGGGGACAAATGA
- the rpsD gene encoding 30S ribosomal protein S4, whose protein sequence is MARNTGPLCKLCRREGMKLYLKGERCFSEKCPFDKRPFAPGQHGREKKKLTQYALQLRAKQTMKRIYGVLEKQFRIYYERAVKQSGDTRENLVAQVERRLDNVVYRLGFAINRRAARQLVSHGHVLVNGKKVDIPSYQVRPGDVISIKEGSRTIEPIKQAIELNKGRAISNWLEVDYDQFKGVYVRNPKLEEIIDLPVNVQAIVEFYSR, encoded by the coding sequence ATGGCACGAAACACAGGGCCTTTGTGCAAATTGTGTAGAAGAGAAGGAATGAAATTGTACCTTAAGGGTGAAAGATGCTTCAGCGAGAAATGTCCATTTGACAAGAGACCATTCGCACCTGGACAACACGGTAGAGAAAAGAAAAAACTAACACAATATGCTCTCCAACTCAGAGCTAAACAAACAATGAAGAGAATTTACGGAGTACTTGAGAAACAATTTAGAATATACTACGAAAGAGCTGTCAAACAATCTGGCGATACCCGTGAAAACCTGGTAGCACAAGTTGAGAGAAGACTTGATAATGTTGTTTACAGACTTGGATTCGCAATTAACAGAAGAGCAGCAAGACAACTTGTCTCTCACGGACATGTACTTGTAAACGGGAAGAAAGTTGACATCCCATCATACCAAGTCAGACCAGGTGATGTTATTTCTATAAAAGAAGGAAGCAGAACAATAGAACCAATCAAACAAGCAATAGAGCTAAATAAAGGTAGAGCAATTTCAAATTGGCTTGAAGTTGATTACGATCAATTTAAAGGAGTATACGTAAGAAATCCAAAATTAGAAGAAATTATTGATCTCCCAGTTAACGTACAGGCTATTGTCGAATTCTACTCGAGGTGA
- the rpsK gene encoding 30S ribosomal protein S11: protein MAKGRTTRTKQKKRVAVDHGVVHIKSTYNNTIISLTDPTGHVLSWASGGTTGFEGTRKGTPYAAQLAADKVAKDAVKMGIKRVDVIVKGPGAGRETAIRTLQAAGLEIDNIRDATPIPFNGCRPPKRRRV from the coding sequence GCCGAACAACAAGAACAAAACAAAAGAAAAGAGTAGCGGTTGATCATGGTGTAGTCCACATAAAGTCAACATACAATAATACAATAATCAGCTTGACAGATCCAACAGGACACGTTTTAAGCTGGGCAAGCGGTGGAACGACAGGTTTTGAAGGTACAAGGAAAGGTACACCGTACGCAGCACAACTTGCAGCCGATAAAGTAGCGAAAGATGCTGTCAAAATGGGAATTAAAAGAGTTGACGTTATTGTCAAAGGACCTGGTGCTGGAAGAGAAACAGCTATAAGAACTCTTCAAGCAGCTGGACTAGAAATTGACAATATAAGAGATGCTACACCAATCCCATTTAACGGTTGTAGACCTCCAAAAAGAAGAAGAGTATAA